Proteins found in one Litorihabitans aurantiacus genomic segment:
- a CDS encoding O-succinylhomoserine sulfhydrylase, producing the protein MTDPQPRSHLPEGLRPATLAVRGGQERTGFMEISEPLFLTQGYAYPRAADAEAAFLGELDRFTYTRYSNPTTSAFEERLRLIEGAEACFATATGMAAVFASMACLVRQGSRIVAGRAMFGSTLLVLDELFTGWGVETVYVDAHDTAQWAEALARPTDVVFFETPSNPMQDIVDVPEVSRLAHAAGAVVIVDNVFATPALQRPLALGADVVVYSATKHIDGQGRVMGGAVLGPRDYVTGPLQTFIRNTGPTMSPFNAWTLLKGLETMDLRIARQCESALRVAQWLETQSAVTEVRYPYLPSHPQHELAKAQQSAGGTVVAFTLDGPQDPDGGKHRSFAFLDALRMIDISNNLGDAKSLVTHPATTTHMKTGYDGRQRVGLSETTIRLSVGLEDPDDLLDDLARGLAAGF; encoded by the coding sequence ATGACCGACCCGCAGCCGCGCTCGCACCTGCCCGAGGGACTCCGTCCGGCGACGCTCGCCGTCCGCGGCGGCCAGGAGCGCACCGGCTTCATGGAGATCTCGGAGCCGCTGTTCCTCACGCAGGGCTACGCCTACCCGCGTGCGGCCGACGCCGAGGCCGCCTTCCTCGGCGAGCTCGACCGCTTCACGTACACGCGCTACTCGAACCCGACCACCTCGGCGTTCGAGGAGCGGCTCCGGCTCATCGAGGGGGCGGAGGCGTGCTTCGCGACCGCGACCGGGATGGCCGCGGTCTTCGCATCGATGGCGTGCCTCGTGCGCCAGGGCTCGCGCATCGTGGCCGGGCGCGCGATGTTCGGATCCACGCTCCTCGTGCTGGACGAGCTGTTCACCGGGTGGGGCGTCGAGACCGTCTACGTCGACGCGCACGACACCGCGCAGTGGGCTGAGGCGCTGGCGAGGCCGACCGACGTCGTGTTCTTCGAGACGCCGTCGAACCCGATGCAGGACATCGTGGACGTGCCCGAGGTGAGCCGCCTCGCCCACGCGGCGGGCGCCGTCGTGATCGTCGACAACGTCTTCGCGACGCCGGCGCTCCAGCGGCCGCTCGCGCTCGGCGCCGACGTCGTCGTCTACTCCGCCACGAAGCACATCGACGGCCAGGGGCGCGTGATGGGTGGGGCCGTGCTCGGTCCGCGCGACTACGTCACCGGGCCGCTGCAGACCTTCATCCGCAACACCGGCCCCACGATGAGCCCGTTCAACGCGTGGACGCTGCTCAAGGGCCTCGAGACGATGGACCTGCGCATCGCCCGGCAGTGCGAGAGCGCGCTGCGGGTCGCGCAGTGGCTCGAGACGCAGTCGGCCGTGACCGAGGTCCGCTACCCCTACCTGCCTTCGCACCCCCAGCACGAGCTCGCGAAGGCGCAGCAGAGCGCGGGCGGCACGGTCGTCGCGTTCACGCTCGACGGGCCGCAGGATCCCGACGGCGGGAAGCACCGCTCGTTCGCGTTCCTGGACGCGCTGCGGATGATCGACATCTCGAACAACCTCGGGGACGCCAAGTCGCTCGTCACGCACCCCGCGACGACGACGCACATGAAGACCGGCTACGACGGGCGCCAGCGCGTCGGCCTCTCGGAGACGACGATCCGGTTGTCGGTCGGGCTCGAGGACCCGGACGACCTGCTCGACGACCTCGCGCGGGGGCTCGCCGCCGGGTTCTGA
- a CDS encoding HNH endonuclease signature motif containing protein, which produces MFDGGVAAWDLGRRAESPAAVREHLGLGAPDDGGAPQELLERLAQLTEYARLRSLDSAALVETIAALAGVEAWAAAAQRDAAAALEARQPVVERERRRSGRVEMRGSAADSIAMRLGISRHRAARLVGEGRLYEDVLHPVGTALAQGRIDAGKASVFAEVLVDAEPEVSFAVCEQVLPDAPGLAHQELRARVQAVVVQVDPGAARERAVRATARRRLESVRLLPDGQASVRLVAPLMDVASVHAMAEAAARAARAAGDARTLDQLRADAVVAVAADALAAGRIDVCGRAGGQGDDGAAHVGQAPTLGSPAPGAPALGSPALRAPALGVTASSPGGATAGASAEPPLVRPATPTVPPTPDEADPAPASSSRSAFGSVPASGSTLVSAPDPASAPAWASTPEPELFTVPSQALPAVRRLARDARRRSRRRSRDVASERGAPPPASGSPTAAQPPPPPPARSLAESILDPRLEAPPPFVPFGGTTSRLTLQLSDAHLATPDAHPCAADAYAWEFSPAALVDDAANPYDTFEAPTSCRLGVDVPAVLGLGPLDPVTARALAVDPPSHLTVSVTPVAAGPDHDDGRTVEVTDGRTVEVTDGGGSAAGRAGYVPGAALAREVRVMHPTCVAPSCTVLASACDLDHVTPWPAGHTTAANLRPLCRHHHLVKTHLGHELTLDATGAALWRTPEGHRYRREIGGVSTLVETPDTTRPATRPRGAA; this is translated from the coding sequence ATGTTCGATGGGGGCGTCGCAGCGTGGGATCTCGGCCGGAGGGCCGAGAGTCCCGCTGCCGTGCGCGAGCACCTCGGGCTCGGTGCTCCTGACGATGGTGGCGCGCCGCAGGAGCTCCTCGAACGTCTCGCCCAGCTCACCGAGTACGCGCGGCTGCGTTCGCTCGACTCCGCGGCGCTCGTCGAGACCATCGCCGCCCTCGCGGGCGTCGAGGCGTGGGCGGCCGCCGCCCAGCGCGACGCCGCGGCGGCCCTCGAGGCCCGGCAGCCGGTCGTGGAGCGGGAGCGCCGCCGGTCGGGTCGCGTCGAGATGAGGGGGAGCGCCGCGGACTCGATCGCGATGCGGCTCGGCATCTCCCGGCACCGGGCGGCGCGCCTGGTCGGCGAGGGGCGGTTGTACGAGGACGTCCTGCACCCCGTCGGCACCGCCCTGGCGCAGGGGCGGATCGACGCCGGGAAGGCGAGCGTCTTCGCCGAGGTGCTCGTGGACGCCGAGCCGGAGGTCTCGTTCGCGGTCTGCGAGCAGGTGCTGCCCGACGCGCCCGGGCTCGCGCACCAGGAGCTGCGCGCGCGGGTGCAGGCGGTGGTGGTGCAGGTCGATCCCGGTGCTGCACGTGAGCGCGCCGTGCGGGCGACCGCTCGTCGGCGTCTCGAGTCCGTGCGGCTGCTGCCCGACGGGCAGGCGTCCGTCCGCCTCGTGGCCCCGTTGATGGACGTGGCCTCTGTCCACGCGATGGCCGAGGCGGCCGCGCGAGCGGCACGTGCCGCTGGCGACGCCCGGACGCTGGACCAGCTCCGTGCCGACGCCGTCGTGGCGGTCGCGGCCGACGCGCTCGCGGCGGGGCGGATCGACGTGTGCGGGCGGGCGGGTGGCCAAGGTGACGACGGCGCTGCTCACGTTGGTCAGGCCCCCACGCTCGGGTCGCCGGCGCCCGGGGCACCGGCACTCGGGTCGCCGGCGCTCCGGGCACCGGCACTCGGGGTAACGGCGTCATCCCCCGGCGGCGCGACGGCCGGGGCCTCCGCTGAGCCGCCGCTCGTTCGACCCGCGACGCCGACCGTGCCTCCAACGCCCGACGAAGCCGACCCAGCCCCCGCGTCGTCGTCGCGGTCGGCGTTCGGGTCTGTGCCTGCGTCGGGATCGACCCTGGTGTCTGCACCAGACCCGGCATCGGCACCCGCGTGGGCGTCGACGCCGGAACCAGAACTCTTCACTGTTCCGTCGCAGGCGCTCCCCGCCGTGCGGCGCCTGGCGCGCGACGCCCGGAGGCGTTCGCGTCGACGATCGCGCGACGTGGCGTCGGAGCGCGGCGCTCCCCCGCCGGCGTCCGGGTCACCGACGGCGGCGCAACCACCACCACCTCCGCCGGCCCGCAGCCTCGCCGAGTCGATCCTCGACCCGCGACTCGAGGCACCACCGCCGTTCGTCCCGTTCGGCGGAACCACGTCCCGGCTGACCCTGCAGCTGAGCGACGCCCACCTCGCGACCCCGGACGCGCACCCGTGCGCCGCCGACGCCTACGCGTGGGAGTTCTCCCCGGCGGCGCTCGTCGACGACGCCGCCAACCCCTACGACACCTTCGAGGCACCGACCAGCTGCCGCCTCGGCGTCGACGTGCCGGCGGTCCTCGGACTGGGCCCCCTCGATCCGGTGACGGCGCGGGCGCTTGCCGTGGACCCGCCGTCGCACCTCACCGTGAGCGTCACGCCGGTCGCCGCCGGTCCCGATCACGACGACGGCCGCACCGTCGAGGTGACCGACGGCCGCACCGTCGAGGTGACCGACGGCGGCGGGTCAGCCGCAGGCCGGGCCGGGTACGTCCCCGGTGCGGCCCTCGCGCGGGAGGTGCGCGTGATGCACCCGACGTGCGTCGCGCCGTCGTGCACCGTGCTCGCCTCGGCGTGCGACCTGGACCACGTCACGCCCTGGCCCGCGGGGCACACGACCGCGGCGAACCTCCGGCCGCTGTGCCGCCACCACCACCTGGTGAAGACGCACCTCGGTCACGAGCTGACCCTCGACGCCACGGGTGCCGCGCTGTGGCGCACGCCCGAGGGGCACCGCTACCGGCGCGAGATCGGCGGAGTGAGCACGCTGGTCGAGACACCCGACACGACGCGGCCCGCCACCCGGCCGCGCGGCGCCGCCTGA
- a CDS encoding YccF domain-containing protein, with product MRALLRFVLNVIWLVLAGLPLALAYAVAGLICFVLVITIPWGIASFRIAGYVLWPFGRTAVQRPTAGTASAVGNVIWIVVAGIWLAIGHVVSAVALAVTIIGIPLAIAELKIIPITLTPLGRQIVPSDTVFASYGSLRV from the coding sequence ATGCGCGCACTCCTGCGGTTCGTCCTCAACGTGATCTGGCTGGTGCTCGCCGGCCTCCCGCTGGCGCTCGCCTACGCCGTCGCCGGCCTGATCTGCTTCGTCCTGGTGATCACGATCCCGTGGGGCATCGCCTCGTTCCGCATCGCCGGGTACGTGCTGTGGCCGTTCGGACGCACCGCGGTGCAGCGCCCGACGGCGGGGACGGCCTCCGCCGTCGGCAACGTGATCTGGATCGTGGTGGCGGGGATCTGGCTCGCGATCGGGCACGTCGTGAGCGCCGTCGCGCTGGCCGTGACGATCATCGGGATCCCGCTCGCGATCGCCGAGCTGAAGATCATCCCCATCACGCTCACGCCGCTCGGGCGGCAGATCGTGCCGAGCGACACCGTGTTCGCGTCCTACGGCAGCCTGCGGGTCTGA
- a CDS encoding Ig-like domain-containing protein yields the protein MFVDISGVTVTSGDVFAEAGIAYLNAAGRISESVVGPLRTATSPEELAAHPHGWGVVRTGSIQGAGPGTVETELTVTGSQITGYQSGGVLIDGGWGTDDSVTTAQTSGIRIHGYVSDTVVTGTRNAAFPQTGVAFTGGADGFVEDSRVTGHYYQADPARSFGVLLRDAGTGALAVRGSVLEGNGFSVFNAAGDGAAVREGAPVTVSSSYLGRGALVVGGPANPSQGREAISGNDGAGAASVRVQQRVTTPPSGVPTTVGATPDAAPRGSVVDPLDGLVIEAGETVTPVVRAADDLAVASVTLLANGVEVGSSQVSPYTFTWTAQEADKGTEIVLTARVTDSAGNVTTTAPVTLAVADDAPPAISFVDVPEGTMFYDEISWLARAGISTGWELPDGTREFRPVTPIARDAMAAFLFRMRAPAGYVAPDVSPFVDVPTTSQFYREIAWLSEAGISTGWERADGTREFRPLENIARDAMAAFLYRLADSPEVDVPSASPFADVAVGNQFFTEIAWVAQSGVATGWRGNDGSAPEYRPLNPVNRDAMAAFLSRFDQLP from the coding sequence ATGTTCGTCGACATCTCGGGCGTGACGGTGACCTCGGGCGACGTGTTCGCCGAGGCGGGCATCGCCTACCTGAACGCCGCCGGTCGGATCTCCGAGAGCGTCGTGGGTCCGCTGCGCACCGCCACCAGCCCCGAGGAGCTCGCCGCCCACCCGCACGGCTGGGGTGTCGTGCGCACCGGCAGCATCCAGGGCGCGGGCCCCGGCACGGTCGAGACCGAGCTGACCGTGACCGGCAGCCAGATCACGGGCTACCAGAGCGGCGGCGTGCTGATCGACGGCGGCTGGGGCACGGACGACTCCGTCACGACCGCCCAGACCTCCGGCATCCGCATCCACGGCTACGTCTCCGACACGGTCGTGACCGGCACCCGCAACGCCGCCTTCCCCCAGACCGGGGTCGCCTTCACGGGCGGCGCCGACGGCTTCGTCGAGGACAGCCGGGTCACCGGGCACTACTACCAGGCCGATCCGGCCCGCTCCTTCGGCGTGCTGCTGCGCGACGCGGGCACCGGTGCGCTCGCCGTGCGCGGCAGCGTCCTGGAGGGCAACGGGTTCTCGGTCTTCAACGCGGCGGGCGACGGCGCGGCGGTGCGCGAGGGCGCACCGGTCACCGTCTCGAGCAGCTACCTCGGCCGCGGGGCACTCGTGGTCGGTGGGCCCGCCAACCCGTCCCAGGGTCGCGAGGCGATCTCGGGCAACGACGGCGCCGGTGCCGCCTCGGTTCGCGTGCAGCAGCGGGTCACCACCCCGCCGTCGGGCGTGCCGACCACGGTGGGCGCGACGCCGGACGCCGCCCCGCGCGGCAGCGTCGTCGACCCGCTCGACGGACTCGTGATCGAGGCCGGCGAGACGGTGACACCGGTGGTGCGCGCGGCGGACGACCTCGCCGTCGCGAGCGTGACGCTGCTCGCGAACGGCGTGGAGGTCGGTTCCTCGCAGGTCTCGCCGTACACGTTCACCTGGACGGCGCAGGAGGCCGACAAGGGCACCGAGATCGTGCTCACGGCGAGGGTGACCGACTCGGCCGGGAACGTCACGACCACGGCGCCGGTCACCCTCGCGGTCGCCGACGACGCCCCGCCCGCGATCTCGTTCGTGGACGTGCCCGAGGGCACGATGTTCTACGACGAGATCTCGTGGCTGGCCCGGGCCGGGATCTCGACCGGTTGGGAGCTGCCCGACGGCACGCGGGAGTTCCGCCCCGTCACGCCGATCGCGCGTGACGCGATGGCCGCCTTCCTGTTCCGGATGCGCGCCCCGGCCGGCTACGTCGCCCCCGACGTCTCGCCGTTCGTCGACGTGCCCACGACGAGCCAGTTCTACCGCGAGATCGCCTGGCTGTCGGAGGCGGGCATCTCCACGGGCTGGGAGCGGGCCGACGGCACGCGGGAGTTCCGGCCGCTGGAGAACATCGCGCGCGACGCGATGGCGGCGTTCCTCTACCGGCTGGCCGACTCGCCGGAGGTCGACGTGCCGAGCGCGTCGCCGTTCGCCGACGTCGCGGTGGGCAACCAGTTCTTCACCGAGATCGCGTGGGTCGCGCAGAGCGGCGTGGCGACCGGGTGGCGGGGCAACGACGGGTCGGCGCCCGAGTACCGCCCGCTCAACCCGGTCAACCGCGACGCGATGGCGGCGTTCCTGTCACGGTTCGACCAGCTGCCGTGA
- a CDS encoding pyridoxamine 5'-phosphate oxidase family protein: protein MTPAAPSGRSPRTSTSRWSPRTPRRVAALPPLSLQEATEDGAFWYVAAGDADIVAEIEAHPGVNASFAGKGSWLSVTGSARTSRDRADLERVWTPSAEAWFPQGIDTPGLVAVVIEGESAEYWDSPGKVATLIELATKRLRGQQPDPGDNETVEL from the coding sequence CTGACGCCCGCCGCACCGTCCGGGAGATCGCCCAGGACGTCGACATCACGATGGTCACCACGCACGCCCCGACGGGTCGCTGCGCTCCCGCCCCTGTCCCTGCAGGAGGCGACCGAGGACGGCGCCTTCTGGTACGTCGCCGCCGGCGACGCCGACATCGTCGCCGAGATCGAGGCCCACCCCGGCGTGAACGCCTCGTTCGCCGGCAAGGGATCCTGGCTCTCGGTCACCGGGAGCGCCCGCACCTCGCGCGACCGCGCCGACCTCGAGCGGGTCTGGACCCCGTCCGCCGAGGCGTGGTTCCCGCAGGGCATCGACACGCCCGGCCTGGTCGCCGTCGTGATCGAGGGCGAGAGCGCCGAGTACTGGGACTCCCCCGGCAAGGTCGCCACGCTGATCGAGCTGGCCACCAAGCGTCTGCGGGGCCAGCAGCCCGACCCGGGTGACAACGAGACCGTCGAGCTGTAG
- the upp gene encoding uracil phosphoribosyltransferase — protein sequence MRVHVANHPLVAHKLTVLRETGTPSPTFRQLTEELVTLLAYEATREIAVEEVEITTPVATAVGTHLASPNAIVVPILRAGLGMLEGMTRLLPTAEVGFLGLQRNEETFEAVTYANRLPDDLAGRQCYVLDPMLATGGTLVAAIEYLFERGARHVTCITLLCAPEGLKAVEDAIGDRADVTIVTASIDEKLNEKGYIVPGLGDAGDRLYGVV from the coding sequence ATGCGCGTCCACGTGGCCAACCACCCGCTCGTCGCCCACAAGCTCACCGTGCTGCGGGAGACGGGGACGCCGTCGCCGACCTTCCGTCAGCTCACCGAGGAGCTGGTGACGCTGCTCGCCTACGAGGCCACGCGGGAGATCGCCGTCGAGGAGGTGGAGATCACCACGCCGGTGGCGACCGCCGTCGGCACCCACCTGGCGAGCCCGAACGCGATCGTGGTGCCGATCCTGCGCGCAGGTCTCGGCATGCTCGAGGGCATGACCCGTCTGCTGCCGACGGCGGAGGTCGGCTTCCTCGGTCTGCAGCGCAACGAGGAGACCTTCGAGGCGGTCACGTACGCCAACCGCCTGCCCGACGACCTCGCCGGCCGCCAGTGCTACGTGCTCGACCCGATGCTCGCGACGGGCGGCACTCTCGTCGCCGCCATCGAGTACCTGTTCGAGCGCGGGGCGCGCCACGTCACGTGCATCACGCTGCTGTGCGCTCCCGAGGGCCTCAAGGCCGTCGAGGACGCGATCGGCGACCGCGCCGACGTCACCATCGTCACCGCCTCGATCGACGAGAAGCTGAACGAGAAGGGGTACATCGTCCCGGGCCTCGGCGACGCCGGCGACCGCCTCTACGGCGTGGTCTGA
- a CDS encoding AAA family ATPase, with product MSVVMMCGPSGSGKSTFARTLERDGAVRLSFDVALHERGLTPLTTPPDVMAEVDADLRTRLADLVAGGRDVVLDLTFSTRAMRAEWRALIRTTGVEPVTVYLEVPRPELERRLARRGGAGADDVALTPEQIREHLDTFEPPTADEGPLRIVRQEEPTH from the coding sequence GTGAGCGTGGTGATGATGTGCGGCCCCTCCGGCTCCGGCAAGTCGACCTTCGCCCGCACCCTCGAGCGCGACGGCGCGGTCCGACTCTCCTTCGACGTGGCCCTCCACGAGCGTGGCCTCACGCCCCTCACCACTCCCCCGGACGTCATGGCGGAGGTCGACGCCGACCTGCGCACACGGCTCGCCGACCTCGTGGCAGGGGGACGCGACGTCGTGCTCGACCTCACGTTCAGCACGCGCGCGATGCGCGCGGAGTGGCGCGCGCTGATCCGGACCACCGGCGTCGAGCCCGTGACGGTCTACCTCGAGGTCCCGCGGCCGGAGCTGGAGCGCCGCCTCGCGCGGCGCGGCGGCGCCGGTGCGGACGACGTCGCCCTCACGCCGGAGCAGATCCGCGAGCACCTCGACACCTTCGAGCCGCCGACGGCGGACGAGGGCCCCCTGCGCATCGTCCGGCAGGAGGAGCCGACCCACTAA